Proteins co-encoded in one Drosophila gunungcola strain Sukarami chromosome X unlocalized genomic scaffold, Dgunungcola_SK_2 000032F, whole genome shotgun sequence genomic window:
- the LOC128260554 gene encoding ras GTPase-activating protein raskol yields MSTIDLSCNGAVGVAPVHQSVLGRRHCFQVRGGPRGERYYSCGSRQERDLWIYSLRKSIAPNAEHTRRTDNSLKMWVYEAKNLPPKKRYFCELQLDKTLYGRTSVKLQTDLLFWGEHFDFPDIPEINVINVNVFREVDKKKKRDKYQFVGSVTIPVRDVTSRLPCEHWHPILSEKAGDSLGRTSGGGGSGSGKDKDQLPTLRIKCRFQSTEILPINVYGNFLAYLKENYKRVCETLEPVIGVKAKEDIGQALVLLMHAQGLAGAFLTDVVALDLLRVGDQRLTFRGNSLATKSMEAFLKLTGEQYLQDTLSAPINELIQSERDCEVDPTKASGSSAGSLQRQQAALRGAVRGAWQCIFESHKHFPAQLRNCFATFRERLQQLGRQDMADNLISASIFLRFLCPAILSPSLFNITTELPSARATRNLTLVAKTLQTLANFTRFQGKENFMEFLNDFLEAEADRMQQFLEIISTRPEHPAPDSILDWAGYIDQGKQLSILHTLLSESLAKLPEARQHELDPLQHILDEISRAKEQGSGTALPGGYLPATSASSTHSIASENQENRNPGSAAPHAGSNPEQLLPQQSQLAQPQHAIVSKPLSAERGIMRGVLTPNSLEKNIFRYNDPTVNGFLQQQQQQQQQQQQQQQQQQQLQQQQHPHHQHPLQLLSNSQTSIAGGNQYMSSPGGLQHAQSQTSMASSSINGSISNLLHGHHPQQQMQLHPHSQPQAQPHPHAHHCPPAPQTSASSTMERMERMNYPYLAHNGNDYESNTTPSSTRSKTLPRNGNGNGNGNGNGNGIGIQSNGNGNMSSNNNQSGSYDDMHGEFQIQISGLDTSSAFVCKSPTPMMKSSLGPAGAARGGHHKLNLGIPDHSVGYVRGGGGSSLNPNSNMPKNLEDLDDLFKYAEEHDVAEPANHHLHSQSAHQSGQQSGHQSGHQSGHHKPAGVPGKEQLSAKSSHCSSGYQSISTNPSPSQSSSPVESQLKAAMGSHNAPLAFKNPSYQLQQPPTGSSRSSAAANPHQQQQQQQQQFGSRLKPIGGGLVAARAAFLNSGGALEVAATLTPSSSDEQLSGDNYFSYAAAAAAGAGMSTKLEAQRSLSGGSSSSTSASAASTSNLGKSAGSSAYGRLNGPLKREDVYGSGYGGSSGNVGYGLSTSSVAAAHQQHQQHQPHQQLQLQQHQQQRERERDRDRDREQELKQYAGSVSGSVGSANSAAQRRLSLDSARTLSDSSTDTEGHCNQLQEGKRRRQLRSSGGSGSGSGGGGGGGAGSEQGLGKSYDQNGEIQLLQQTLDTLRHTLDRDEAELRDSSDELFGLQRPAGSAGSNGSNNLSLQSESTMRSIIDRLITMEEELRREQLKMSLALSHKQRVIEEQGQQIAALDAANSRLLSALTALRQRYETQQQQQQQQQHQAPPKTQKPQ; encoded by the exons ATGTCCACCATAG ATCTCTCCTGCAATGgggcagtgggcgtggcacccGTGCACCAGTCCGTTTTGGGGCGACGTCACTGTTTCCAGGTGCGCGGCGGGCCGCGTGGCGAGCGTTACTACTCGTGCGGATCGCGCCAGGAGCGTGACCTCTGGATCTACTCGCTGCGCAAGTCGATCGCCCCGAATGCGGAGCACACCCGTCGCACGGACAACTCGCTGAAGATGTGGGTCTACGAGGCAAAGAATCTGCCGCCAAAGAAGCGATACTTCTGCGAACTGCAGCTGGACAAGACGCTGTACGGGCGGACTTCGGTGAAGCTGCAGACGGATCTGTTGTTTTGGGGCGAGCACTTCGACTTCCCCGACATACCCGAGATCAATGTGATCAATGTGAATGTGTTCCGTGAGGTGgacaagaagaagaagcggGACAAGTACCAGTTTGTGGGCTCGGTGACGATACCGGTGCGCGACGTGACCTCCAGACTGCCCTGCGAGCACTGGCATCCCATACTGAGCGAAAAGGCGGGCGATAGTCTGGGCCGGACGTCGGGCGGCGGCGGAAGTGGCTCCGGCAAGGACAAGGACCAGCTGCCCACGCTGAGGATCAAGTGCCGGTTCCAGAGCACCGAGATCCTGCCCATCAATGTGTATGGCAACTTCTTGGCCTATCTGAAGGAGAACTACAAGCGCGTGTGCGAGACCCTCGAGCCGGTGATTGGGGTGAAGGCCAAGGAGGACATTGGACAGGCCCTGGTGCTGCTGATGCATGCCCAGGGATTGGCCGGCGCCTTCCTCACCGATGTGGTGGCCCTCGACCTGCTGCGCGTGGGCGACCAGAGGCTGACGTTTAGGGGCAACTCACTGGCCACCAAGAGCATGGAGGCATTCCTCAAGCTGACGGGCGAACAGTATCTGCAGGACACCCTGTCGGCGCCCATCAACGAGCTGATTCAATCGGAGCGGGACTGCGAGGTGGATCCCACGAAGGCGAGCGGTTCGTCGGCGGGCTCGCTGCAGCGTCAGCAGGCCGCCCTGCGCGGCGCTGtgcggggggcgtggcagtgcATCTTTGAGTCGCACAAGCACTTTCCCGCCCAGCTGCGCAATTGCTTTGCCACGTTCCGGGAGCGCTTGCAGCAGCTGGGCCGCCAGGACATGGCCGACAACCTGATCTCGGCGAGCATCTTCCTGCGCTTCCTGTGCCCGGCCATCCTGTCGCCGTCGCTGTTCAACATCACCACCGAACTGCCATCGGCGCGGGCCACACGCAACCTCACGCTGGTGGCCAAGACGCTGCAAACGCTGGCCAACTTCACCCGCTTTCAGGGCAAGGAGAACTTCATGGAGTTCCTCAACGATTTCCTCGAAGCGGAGGCCGACCGGATGCAGCAGTTTCTCGAGATAATATCCACGCGACCGGAGCACCCGGCCCCCGATTCGATACTCGACTGGGCTGGCTACATTGACCAGGGCAAACAGCTGTCCATCCTCCACACGCTGCTCAGCGAGAGTCTGGCCAAGCTGCCGGAGGCCAGGCAGCACGAACTGGACCCCCTGCAGCACATTCTGGACGAGATTAGCCGGGCCAAGGAGCAGGGCTCGGGCACAGCGCTGCCCGGTGGCTATCTGCCGGCCACATCCGCCTCCTCCACGCACTCGATAGCCAGCGAGAATCAGGAGAATCGCAATCCGGGCTCGGCGGCCCCGCATGCGGGCTCCAATCCGGAGCAGTTGCTGCCGCAGCAAAGCCAGTTGGCCCAGCCGCAGCATGCGATTGTTAGCAAACCCTTGTCGGCGGAGCGTGGCATAATGCGAGGTGTACTCACGCCGAATTCCCTGGAGAAGAATATCTTTCGTTACAATGATCCCACGGTTAATGGTTttctccagcagcagcagcagcagcagcagcagcagcaacaacagcagcaacagcagcagcaactgcaacaacaacagcatccGCACCACCAGCATCCCCTACAGCTGCTATCCAATTCGCAAACGTCCATTGCCGGCGGCAATCAGTATATGAGTTCGCCGGGTGGCCTGCAGCATGCCCAATCGCAGACCTCGATGGCATCCTCATCGATTAATGGCAGCATCAGCAATCTGCTGCATGGCCACCATCCGCAGCAACAGATGCAGCTGCATCCACATTCTCAGCCACAGGCACAACCACATCCACATGCGCATCACTGCCCGCCGGCGCCGCAGACGAGTGCCTCCAGCACCATGGAGCGGATGGAGCGGATGAACTATCCGTATTTGGCGCACAATGGCAACGACTACGAGTCCAACACGACGCCATCCAGCACTCGCTCCAAGACACTGCCACGCAacgggaatggaaatggaaatggcaatggcaatggcaacggTATTGGAATCCAAtccaatggcaatggcaacatGAGCAGCAATAACAACCAGAGTGGCAGCTACGACGACATGCACGGCGAGTTCCAGATCCAGATATCGGGGCTGGATACGAGCAGTGCCTTTGTGTGCAAGTCACCCACGCCCATGATGAAATCCAGTTTGGGTCCAGCTGGGGCGGCACGAGGCGGCCACCACAAGCTGAACCTGGGCATACCCGATCATTCGGTTGGCTATGTGCGGGGCGGCGGTGGCAGCAGCCTCAATCCCAACTCGAATATGCCCAAGAATCTGGAGGATCTCGACGATCTGTTCAAGTATGCCGAGGAGCATGATGTAGCGGAGCCGGCTAACCATCATTTGCACAGCCAGAGTGCTCACCAGAGTGGCCAACAGAGTGGTCACCAGAGTGGTCACCAGAGTGGTCACCACAAGCCCGCTGGTGTGCCCGGCAAGGAGCAGCTGTCGGCGAAGAGCAGCCACTGCAGCTCCGGCTACCAGAGCATCTCCACCAATCCCTCGCCCTCGCAGTCCTCCAGTCCCGTGGAGAGCCAGCTGAAGGCCGCGATGGGCAGTCACAATGCGCCGCTGGCCTTCAAGAATCCCTCCTACCAGCTGCAGCAGCCCCCAACGGGCTCGTCCCGTTCTTCGGCTGCAGCTAATccccaccagcaacagcagcagcagcaacagcagtttGGTAGCCGCCTGAAACCCATTGGCGGTGGCTTAGTGGCCGCCAGGGCGGCGTTCCTCAATAGCGGCGGAGCGTTGGAGGTGGCGGCCACCCTGACGCCCAGTTCCTCGGATGAACAGCTGTCGGGGGACAACTACTTCAGCTatgcagcggcggcggcggccggAGCGGGCATGTCCACCAAGCTGGAGGCCCAACGCTCGctcagcggcggcagcagctcCTCCACCTCGGCCTCGGCGGCATCCACCTCGAATCTGGGCAAGAGCGCTGGCTCCTCCGCCTACGGTCGGCTGAATGGGCCGCTCAAACGGGAGGATGTCTATGGCAGTGGTtacggcggcagcagcggcaatgTCGGATATGGCCTCTCCACTTCCAGTGTGGCTGCAGCccatcagcagcatcaacagcatcagccgcatcagcagctccagctgcagcagcatcagcagcaaagGGAAAGGGAACGGGATAGGGATAGGGATAGGGAGCAGGAACTGAAGCAGTACGCAGGCAGTGTTTCGGGCAGTGTGGGATCGGCCAATTCGGCGGCCCAGAGGCGTCTGAGTTTGGATTCGGCACGCACGCTCTCCGACAGCAGCACGGATACGGAGG GACACTGCAATCAACTGCAGGAGGGCAAGCGACGCAGGCAGTTGCGCAGCAGTggcggcagtggcagtggcagcggcggaggaggaggaggaggagccggTTCGGAACAGGGACTGGGCAAGAGCTATGACCAGAACGGGGAGATCCAGCTGCTGCAACAGACGCTGGACACGCTCCGGCACACACTCGACCGGGACGAGGCGGAGCTGCGCGACTCCAGTGACGAGCTGTTCGGCCTCCAGCGACCAGCGGGCAGCGCCGGCAGCAACGGGTCCAACAATCTCAGCCTGCAGTCGGAGTCCACCATGCGCAGCATCATCGACAG ACTCATCACCATGGAGGAGGAGCTGCGCCGCGAGCAGCTGAAGATGTCGCTGGCGCTGTCGCACAAGCAGCGCGTGATCGAGGAGCAGGGCCAGCAGATCGCGGCACTGGACGCGGCCAATAGCCGGCTGTTGAGCGCCCTGACCGCCCTGCGCCAGCGGTACGAgacccagcagcagcagcaacagcagcagcagcaccaagCACCACCAAAGACCCAGAAGCCGCAGTGA